The following coding sequences lie in one Deltaproteobacteria bacterium genomic window:
- the orn gene encoding oligoribonuclease, which translates to MDLEMSGLDPDHCAILEIATIITDAELGIIAEGPDLVIHQSDAVLDAMDEWCTQHHGDSGLTAAVKASTVSLVDAEAQTLAFIDQHCGPRQAPLCGNTIWQDRRFLLRHMPTLEAHLHYRLVDVSTIKELARRWYPKLEAPKKSESHRALDDIRESIAELRFYRERLFVAP; encoded by the coding sequence ATGGATCTCGAGATGTCGGGCCTCGATCCCGACCACTGTGCGATCCTCGAGATCGCGACGATCATCACCGACGCCGAGCTCGGCATCATCGCCGAGGGCCCCGACCTGGTGATCCACCAGAGCGACGCGGTGCTCGACGCGATGGACGAGTGGTGCACCCAGCACCACGGTGACAGTGGCCTCACCGCGGCGGTCAAGGCCTCGACGGTGTCGTTGGTCGATGCCGAGGCGCAGACGCTGGCGTTCATCGACCAGCACTGCGGCCCACGGCAGGCGCCGCTGTGCGGCAACACCATCTGGCAGGATCGCCGCTTCCTGCTGCGGCACATGCCGACACTCGAGGCCCACCTGCACTACCGGCTGGTCGACGTCAGCACCATCAAGGAGCTCGCGCGGCGCTGGTATCCCAAGCTCGAGGCGCCGAAGAAGTCGGAGAGCCACCGCGCGCTCGATGACATCCGCGAGTCGATCGCGGAGCTGCGGTTCTATCGCGAGCGCCTGTTCGTCGCGCCCTGA
- a CDS encoding pirin family protein — protein sequence MSTPTFPPHPHAGFSAVTYMFEASDGGFINRDSLGDRSRIEPGAIHWTQAARGMLHEEIPEHPGIDCHGLQMFVNLRRADKQAAPRAFHVAREHVPEWRADGARVRVLAGRCGDVESPLVDLLTDALLLDVQLDPGARVSLPVRPDHNIFAMAIAGEGFADERGATLSAEPGSDRHAVGYDHGGNTVTFTTQGRALHLVIGGGTPIREPVVFGGPFAMTSAADVAEAFARYERGDMGQLDASFTAR from the coding sequence ATGTCGACCCCGACGTTTCCGCCCCATCCTCACGCCGGTTTCTCGGCGGTCACATACATGTTCGAAGCGTCGGACGGTGGGTTCATCAATCGCGACAGCCTGGGCGACCGCTCGCGAATCGAGCCGGGCGCCATCCACTGGACCCAGGCGGCGCGAGGCATGCTGCACGAGGAGATACCGGAGCACCCAGGCATCGACTGCCACGGGTTGCAGATGTTCGTGAACCTCCGCCGCGCCGACAAACAGGCGGCTCCGCGGGCGTTCCACGTCGCGCGCGAACACGTTCCGGAGTGGAGAGCCGATGGCGCGCGTGTCCGCGTGCTGGCGGGCCGGTGCGGCGACGTGGAATCGCCCCTGGTCGACCTGCTCACGGATGCGCTGCTGCTCGACGTGCAGCTCGACCCCGGGGCACGCGTCTCCCTGCCGGTGCGGCCCGACCACAACATCTTCGCGATGGCGATCGCCGGCGAGGGCTTCGCGGATGAGCGCGGCGCAACGCTCTCGGCAGAGCCGGGCTCCGATCGCCATGCGGTCGGCTACGATCACGGCGGCAACACCGTGACGTTCACGACCCAGGGGCGGGCGCTGCACCTGGTGATCGGCGGTGGCACGCCGATCCGTGAGCCGGTGGTGTTCGGCGGCCCTTTCGCCATGACGAGTGCCGCGGACGTCGCAGAAGCGTTCGCGCGCTACGAGCGGGGCGACATGGGGCAGCTCGACGCTTCGTTCACCGCGCGCTGA
- a CDS encoding NAD(P)H-binding protein yields the protein MNDKLIVVAGASGKLGRLIIEAVAKEPSARVRALVRDKSKLALAGAGNVEVQEIDVANADPAALANAVRGAWAVISALQGGPDIIVDAQLGLLEASKAAGARRFIPSDFSFDFFSLPEGINVNSDWRRTFATRAQAQVGPSFEVVHVMQGIFADAYVLGFLGLLDAEGRVIRYWGDGKTPIDWTTWEDTARFTAAAALDDRKVPEQLFVRGDRMDVFGFAKTFSMVHGRELATECLGTLDDLAAETGRRLAQEPGNMFAWLPLMYARGVFGGQALLGPLLNDRYPQIVPETVAQAMARGAIGRPETRTP from the coding sequence ATGAACGACAAGCTCATCGTCGTCGCCGGCGCCAGCGGCAAGCTCGGCCGCCTCATCATCGAAGCAGTGGCCAAGGAACCATCGGCGCGTGTGCGTGCGCTGGTCCGCGACAAGTCCAAGCTCGCACTCGCGGGCGCAGGGAACGTCGAGGTGCAGGAGATCGACGTCGCGAACGCCGACCCCGCCGCCCTGGCCAACGCCGTGCGCGGCGCATGGGCCGTGATCTCCGCGTTGCAGGGAGGGCCCGACATCATCGTCGACGCACAGCTCGGACTGCTCGAGGCGTCGAAGGCGGCCGGCGCCCGGCGCTTCATCCCCTCGGACTTCTCGTTCGACTTCTTCTCGCTCCCCGAGGGCATCAACGTCAACTCCGACTGGCGGCGGACGTTCGCCACGCGGGCGCAGGCGCAGGTCGGACCGAGCTTCGAAGTCGTGCACGTCATGCAAGGAATCTTCGCGGACGCGTACGTGCTCGGCTTCCTCGGTCTGCTCGACGCAGAGGGCCGCGTCATTCGCTACTGGGGCGACGGCAAGACCCCGATCGATTGGACGACCTGGGAGGACACCGCGCGATTTACCGCTGCGGCAGCGCTCGACGATCGCAAGGTGCCCGAGCAGCTCTTCGTCCGCGGCGATCGCATGGACGTGTTCGGCTTCGCGAAGACGTTCTCGATGGTGCATGGTCGCGAGCTCGCCACCGAGTGCCTGGGCACGCTCGACGACCTCGCTGCCGAGACCGGACGTCGGCTCGCGCAGGAGCCGGGCAACATGTTCGCGTGGCTCCCGCTGATGTACGCACGCGGCGTGTTCGGTGGGCAGGCGCTGCTCGGTCCGCTGCTCAACGACAGGTATCCGCAGATCGTCCCCGAGACGGTGGCCCAGGCGATGGCCCGCGGCGCCATCGGACGCCCGGAGACGAGGACGCCATGA
- a CDS encoding tetratricopeptide repeat protein, producing the protein MIADVTEPADDGERTDDAAMQAAAEVPAPGERVGRYTVIEPLGEGAMGVVLRAYDATLDREVALKVVRPPGVRGSEKLELARGRLVAEARALARLSHPNVVAVYEVGVHRGLIYVAMELVRGVDLQRWLRIDGPRPWREVVEVFLAVGRGLAAVHAAGMVHRDVKPANILVGDDGRARVGDFGIARAVVELDPPQLDGHELSAHDLARTAVTAQGRVVGTPAYMAPEQHEHGEAGPAADQFAFCIALVEALWGQRPYQVELRRLLAAKRAGPRPPSSRRRVPAHLWPIVARGLAPDPAARFPTMDALCDALAHDPRARRRRWLGAGLVALAGASGLGFALARPDPCDDAAHGLDGAWDRSTRAARENAFAGSEHPWAPQAWAHASAQLDGWSAQWLAMHRELCELGRAASPDPLLDRRRACMAARRRGLVAITDALAEATPDVVDHTFELVAQLRPVAPCGDPASLANAVELPDDPSTRAAVEQARAELARGRALIDAGRYRAAVELGEQAVIEARTLEYPPLVAEALTFVGLAHQRVGEEPQARALLEEAVWLAIESGHDEAAGDAAIALVWSTGRQAITIEDALRWGELARVELTRRGGDPRAELVRLEHGLGAALDTAARYDDALQSYARALAIAEADASMLVVAATIHASIAKLYGDRGEVVRARAELEPAITTLEPILGHDHPQLSSMRGQLAMFLDAAGEHDRAVEVFTEVVEGLRLAMGDDAPRVATARINLAVALNHAGRKEESLAMNELALANLAASGDSLSAATVLGNLGLEYLRRGIHDAAEERFERSLAMLGRLYPPDHPELVVALIGLGRVRLAQSDHQRAIDLFDRAEAIVVAAQGPWARLRAIALEGRGHAELAAGRTDAAEATLIEQLEIVRRAPDVAPGDLPGALRDLAALRRTQGRHADALALEAEASAAPH; encoded by the coding sequence ATGATCGCAGACGTGACCGAGCCGGCCGACGACGGCGAGCGCACCGACGATGCTGCGATGCAGGCTGCGGCCGAAGTGCCGGCCCCGGGCGAGCGCGTCGGCCGGTACACGGTGATCGAGCCACTCGGCGAAGGCGCGATGGGGGTGGTGCTGCGGGCCTACGACGCGACGCTCGACCGCGAGGTCGCGCTCAAGGTCGTGCGACCGCCCGGCGTCCGCGGCTCGGAGAAGCTCGAGCTCGCGCGTGGCCGACTCGTGGCCGAAGCGCGGGCGCTCGCTCGCCTCTCGCACCCCAACGTGGTTGCGGTCTACGAGGTCGGCGTGCATCGGGGGCTGATCTACGTCGCGATGGAGCTGGTGCGCGGCGTCGATCTGCAGCGATGGCTGCGCATCGACGGGCCGCGGCCGTGGCGCGAGGTCGTCGAGGTCTTCCTCGCGGTTGGTCGCGGGCTCGCGGCGGTGCACGCAGCCGGCATGGTGCACCGCGACGTGAAACCCGCGAACATCCTCGTTGGCGATGATGGTCGCGCGCGCGTGGGCGACTTCGGCATCGCGCGGGCCGTCGTCGAGCTCGATCCGCCGCAGCTCGACGGACACGAGCTCAGCGCCCACGATCTCGCGCGGACGGCCGTCACGGCGCAGGGGCGCGTGGTTGGCACGCCGGCGTACATGGCCCCCGAGCAGCACGAGCACGGCGAGGCCGGGCCCGCCGCGGATCAGTTCGCATTCTGCATCGCGCTGGTCGAGGCGCTGTGGGGACAGCGGCCCTACCAGGTCGAGCTGCGTCGCTTGCTCGCCGCCAAGCGGGCCGGCCCGCGGCCGCCGAGCTCGCGACGGCGGGTGCCTGCGCATCTATGGCCGATCGTGGCGCGCGGACTGGCGCCGGATCCAGCCGCGCGCTTCCCAACGATGGACGCGTTGTGCGACGCGCTGGCGCACGATCCGCGTGCGCGTCGCCGTCGGTGGCTCGGCGCCGGGCTGGTTGCGCTCGCGGGGGCCAGTGGGCTGGGCTTCGCGCTGGCTCGGCCCGACCCCTGTGATGATGCCGCCCATGGCCTCGACGGCGCGTGGGATCGATCGACCCGCGCTGCGCGGGAGAACGCGTTCGCCGGCAGTGAGCACCCGTGGGCACCCCAGGCGTGGGCCCATGCGAGCGCGCAGCTCGACGGCTGGAGCGCGCAGTGGCTCGCGATGCACCGCGAGCTCTGCGAGCTCGGCCGCGCCGCGTCGCCCGATCCGTTGCTCGATCGGCGCCGCGCCTGCATGGCGGCGCGTCGCCGCGGTTTGGTGGCGATCACCGACGCCTTGGCCGAGGCGACTCCCGACGTGGTCGATCACACCTTCGAGCTGGTCGCGCAGCTGCGGCCCGTCGCACCGTGCGGTGATCCTGCGTCGCTCGCGAACGCCGTCGAGCTGCCGGACGACCCGAGCACCCGCGCGGCCGTCGAGCAGGCCCGTGCCGAGCTCGCTCGCGGTCGAGCGCTGATCGACGCCGGTCGCTACCGTGCCGCCGTCGAGCTCGGCGAGCAGGCCGTCATCGAGGCCCGCACGCTCGAGTATCCCCCGCTGGTTGCCGAGGCGCTCACCTTCGTGGGTCTCGCCCACCAGCGCGTCGGCGAAGAACCGCAGGCCCGCGCGCTGCTGGAGGAGGCGGTGTGGCTCGCGATCGAGAGCGGCCACGACGAGGCCGCCGGCGACGCTGCGATTGCATTGGTGTGGAGCACCGGTCGTCAGGCGATCACGATCGAGGATGCGCTCCGCTGGGGTGAGCTGGCGCGCGTCGAGCTGACGCGTCGCGGCGGTGACCCCCGCGCCGAGCTGGTACGGCTCGAGCATGGCCTCGGTGCGGCGCTGGACACCGCGGCGCGCTATGACGACGCGCTGCAGTCGTACGCGCGGGCGCTGGCGATCGCCGAGGCCGACGCCAGCATGCTCGTGGTCGCGGCGACGATCCACGCCAGCATCGCCAAGCTGTACGGCGATCGCGGCGAGGTGGTGCGGGCCCGCGCGGAGCTCGAGCCCGCGATCACGACGCTCGAGCCGATCCTCGGCCACGACCACCCGCAGCTGTCGAGCATGCGAGGACAGCTGGCGATGTTCCTCGACGCGGCGGGCGAACACGATCGGGCGGTCGAGGTCTTCACCGAAGTCGTCGAGGGCCTGCGGTTGGCGATGGGGGACGACGCTCCGCGGGTAGCGACCGCGCGCATCAACCTCGCGGTCGCGCTGAACCATGCCGGCCGCAAGGAGGAGTCCCTGGCGATGAACGAGCTCGCACTGGCCAACCTCGCGGCCAGTGGCGACTCCTTGAGCGCCGCCACTGTGCTCGGCAACCTCGGCCTCGAGTACCTGCGTCGGGGCATCCACGACGCCGCGGAGGAACGATTCGAGCGCTCGCTGGCGATGCTCGGTCGGCTGTATCCGCCAGATCACCCCGAGCTGGTGGTGGCGCTGATCGGCCTCGGCCGCGTTCGCCTGGCGCAGAGCGACCATCAACGCGCCATCGACTTGTTCGATCGTGCCGAGGCGATCGTGGTCGCCGCGCAGGGGCCGTGGGCGCGCCTGCGTGCGATCGCGCTCGAGGGTCGCGGCCACGCCGAACTCGCCGCCGGCCGCACCGATGCTGCCGAAGCCACACTGATCGAACAGCTCGAGATCGTGCGTCGTGCACCGGACGTCGCGCCCGGTGACCTGCCAGGGGCCCTGCGCGATCTTGCCGCGCTCCGACGCACGCAGGGAAGGCACGCCGACGCGCTCGCGCTCGAGGCCGAGGCATCGGCGGCACCGCACTGA
- a CDS encoding LamG domain-containing protein: MPPDAGGSETGVADTGGSSTGRPTTSSGVEATTLAVDDSSASMDDSSSGHAGTASSDDTGSTTGPAVDPDLLIWLRFEAAGNFGVANDGVLGGTATCSGSCPSVDGGLARFDGVGTCLQVPHEDALAPAAWTMAAWVRPTAIANTYFLFGKAYGAMSENSWEFYVDGEGDLRMLTVEVIVESVIATAPPAGDAWTHVAASSDGTVLSLWVAGELQGELGLQGIAYDEHPVRFGCDSDNGTEMYFFDGWLADVRFYGRALEGDELAALASAVPGDP; the protein is encoded by the coding sequence GTGCCGCCCGACGCGGGTGGCTCGGAGACCGGCGTCGCCGACACCGGTGGCTCGTCGACGGGGCGGCCGACCACGTCGAGCGGCGTCGAGGCGACCACGCTCGCGGTCGACGACTCGTCCGCGTCGATGGACGACTCGAGCTCCGGTCACGCAGGCACCGCCTCGAGCGACGACACCGGCAGCACCACCGGACCCGCAGTCGATCCCGACCTGCTGATCTGGCTGCGCTTCGAGGCGGCGGGCAACTTTGGTGTCGCCAACGATGGCGTGCTCGGAGGTACCGCGACGTGCTCGGGTAGCTGTCCTTCGGTCGACGGTGGCCTCGCGCGCTTCGACGGCGTCGGCACGTGCCTGCAGGTGCCGCACGAGGACGCGCTGGCGCCCGCGGCGTGGACGATGGCGGCGTGGGTTCGACCCACGGCGATCGCGAACACCTACTTTCTCTTCGGCAAGGCCTACGGCGCCATGTCGGAGAACAGCTGGGAGTTCTACGTCGACGGCGAGGGCGACCTGCGGATGCTCACCGTCGAGGTGATCGTCGAGAGCGTGATCGCAACTGCGCCGCCCGCGGGCGATGCGTGGACCCACGTCGCGGCGAGCTCCGACGGAACCGTGCTCTCGCTGTGGGTGGCCGGCGAGCTGCAGGGTGAGCTCGGGCTGCAGGGCATCGCGTACGACGAGCATCCGGTTCGCTTCGGCTGCGACTCGGACAACGGCACGGAGATGTACTTCTTCGACGGCTGGCTGGCGGACGTGCGCTTCTACGGACGTGCGCTCGAGGGCGACGAGCTCGCTGCGCTCGCGTCGGCCGTGCCCGGCGATCCGTGA
- a CDS encoding threonine/serine dehydratase yields MSAPHLDLQREHVREAATRLHGRIVHTPVVRVPALDERSGRSLFFKAENLQRIGAFKARGAMHAAMRIDPARRARGLVTYSSGNHAQAVAWAAREFGVPAAIAMPTDAPPVKLAAVRRLGAEVVLAGTTSTARYEAALAIAERTGGVIVPPFDDPDIIAGQGTATLELLEQCEREHGVQLDALVVPVGGGGLLAGACVVCRGTTTKVWSVEPKGCDAMAASIEAGARVRVEPAATLADGLKPVQVGELNFAIAQRELAGCLRVVDEQLADALVALLVHGKLLVEPSGAAGLAAVLSGALPASCRNVGVILSGGNVEPTLVASLLTRLGTDA; encoded by the coding sequence ATGTCCGCCCCCCATCTCGATCTCCAGCGTGAGCACGTGCGCGAAGCCGCGACCCGTCTGCACGGGCGCATCGTCCACACCCCGGTGGTGCGCGTGCCCGCGCTCGACGAGCGCAGCGGTCGCTCGCTGTTCTTCAAGGCCGAGAACCTGCAGCGCATCGGTGCCTTCAAGGCCCGCGGTGCGATGCATGCCGCGATGCGAATCGATCCTGCGCGACGCGCCCGCGGGCTCGTCACCTACAGCTCGGGCAATCACGCGCAGGCGGTGGCCTGGGCCGCGCGCGAGTTCGGCGTGCCGGCCGCGATCGCGATGCCCACCGATGCGCCGCCGGTGAAGCTCGCGGCGGTGCGACGTCTGGGTGCCGAGGTCGTGCTCGCGGGTACGACCTCGACCGCGCGCTACGAGGCCGCGTTGGCGATCGCCGAGCGCACCGGCGGCGTGATCGTGCCCCCCTTCGACGACCCCGACATCATCGCGGGCCAGGGCACCGCGACGCTCGAGCTGCTCGAGCAGTGCGAGCGCGAGCACGGCGTGCAGCTCGACGCGTTGGTGGTGCCAGTCGGCGGCGGTGGCCTGCTCGCGGGCGCGTGCGTGGTGTGCCGCGGCACCACGACGAAGGTGTGGTCGGTCGAGCCCAAGGGCTGCGACGCGATGGCGGCGAGCATCGAAGCGGGCGCGCGCGTGCGCGTCGAGCCGGCCGCGACGCTCGCCGACGGCCTCAAGCCAGTGCAGGTCGGCGAGCTCAACTTCGCGATCGCCCAGCGCGAGCTCGCCGGCTGCCTGCGCGTGGTCGACGAGCAGCTCGCCGACGCGCTGGTGGCCCTGCTCGTCCACGGCAAGCTCTTGGTCGAGCCCTCGGGCGCGGCCGGGCTCGCGGCGGTGCTGTCCGGCGCCTTGCCGGCGTCGTGCCGCAACGTCGGCGTGATCCTCTCGGGTGGCAACGTCGAGCCCACGCTCGTGGCATCGTTGCTGACCCGCCTCGGGACCGACGCGTGA
- a CDS encoding glycosyltransferase family 39 protein produces MDAAAQPSNSSTPSSPMASRPWWRWLLETPAGWAVLVALSVVVVDLATIAMAGPWDPWETHYGEVARQIVVRHDPVDLWWQPGNGGPHGEAEKSFASKPALPFWLMALSMRVFGVGTAPDPAELVHSPVAELALRLPSMLAGYAAALVLGATAWRLASPRAGVLTGAIVATMPQFAIVTRQALTDMFFVAPVVAACCGWALAWLQPDRELRRRGHGWRSVPWDRAWLAYLVVFVLAAVVPLAVIHQHAFDPYVWRAVGKVPRRVQGLQDIQRQMWIYWAIVAAVLLRSLRWQRRSQALMGLVYLFAGLSLLGKGLIGPGIIGLVILVHLLHTGRWELLRRCGLPTGIAIFVLVGFPWHHAMALYRGERWVNELIMDNNLRRFSTGEQKQAVGGFTFYLETLGLAALPWSAIVPVAGVVGLRAFAQPDGKPGVTLQRFAALWLVVALFAITYSTTKYYHYILPVLPPAALVTGLWLDANADERGTKHSWVGWATGGLGLALVAVVIRDAMHQPAWLAHLTTYLYTGMWTEGAPPVTMLLATCAPFAIGLLLWPWAPRKLALVSLVLGGVLTRAWVIADYVPGASESWSQRSAMRVYFDNRGPQDRLMSWWFYYRGETYFSKANIWVMKEVDRAALTELVEEARGRGITLWAITTVQHANRLAPQLPQDVRGGVERVYENFHYALLKVPVP; encoded by the coding sequence TTGGACGCCGCCGCCCAGCCGTCGAACTCGTCGACGCCGTCGAGCCCGATGGCGTCGCGCCCGTGGTGGCGGTGGCTGCTCGAGACGCCCGCAGGGTGGGCGGTGCTGGTCGCGTTGTCGGTGGTCGTCGTCGACCTCGCGACCATCGCGATGGCGGGCCCGTGGGACCCGTGGGAGACCCACTACGGCGAGGTCGCGCGGCAGATCGTCGTGCGTCACGATCCGGTCGATCTGTGGTGGCAGCCGGGCAATGGTGGCCCCCACGGCGAGGCCGAGAAGAGCTTCGCATCCAAGCCAGCGCTGCCGTTTTGGTTGATGGCGCTGTCGATGCGCGTGTTCGGCGTCGGCACGGCGCCCGATCCCGCCGAGCTCGTGCACTCGCCGGTGGCGGAGCTGGCCCTGCGGCTGCCGAGCATGCTCGCCGGCTACGCTGCGGCGCTGGTGCTCGGTGCGACCGCGTGGCGGCTGGCGTCGCCGCGCGCGGGCGTGCTGACCGGCGCGATCGTGGCGACCATGCCGCAGTTTGCCATCGTCACGCGGCAGGCGCTGACCGACATGTTCTTCGTCGCGCCGGTGGTCGCGGCCTGTTGCGGGTGGGCGCTGGCGTGGCTGCAGCCCGATCGCGAGCTGCGACGGCGCGGCCACGGTTGGCGCAGCGTGCCGTGGGATCGCGCGTGGCTGGCCTACCTCGTGGTGTTCGTGCTCGCCGCCGTGGTGCCGCTGGCGGTGATCCACCAGCACGCGTTCGATCCCTACGTGTGGCGCGCGGTCGGCAAGGTCCCGCGCCGCGTGCAGGGGCTGCAGGACATCCAGCGCCAGATGTGGATCTACTGGGCGATCGTCGCGGCGGTCCTGCTGCGATCGCTGCGGTGGCAGCGACGCAGCCAGGCGCTGATGGGCCTGGTGTACCTGTTCGCGGGGCTGTCGCTGCTGGGCAAGGGGCTCATCGGCCCGGGCATCATCGGGCTGGTGATCCTCGTGCACCTGCTGCACACCGGTCGCTGGGAGCTGCTGCGACGCTGCGGGCTGCCGACCGGCATCGCGATCTTCGTGCTGGTCGGGTTCCCGTGGCACCACGCGATGGCGCTCTACCGCGGCGAGCGATGGGTCAACGAGCTCATCATGGACAACAACCTGCGGCGCTTCTCGACCGGCGAGCAGAAGCAGGCGGTGGGTGGCTTCACGTTCTATCTCGAGACCTTGGGGCTGGCGGCGCTGCCGTGGTCGGCGATCGTGCCGGTCGCCGGCGTGGTCGGCCTGCGAGCGTTCGCGCAGCCGGATGGCAAGCCGGGCGTGACGCTGCAGCGCTTCGCGGCGCTGTGGCTCGTGGTTGCACTGTTCGCGATCACCTACAGCACCACGAAGTACTACCACTACATCCTGCCGGTGCTGCCGCCGGCGGCGCTGGTGACGGGCCTGTGGCTCGACGCGAACGCCGACGAGCGTGGCACCAAGCACTCATGGGTGGGCTGGGCGACCGGCGGGCTCGGGCTCGCATTGGTGGCGGTGGTGATCCGCGACGCGATGCACCAACCGGCCTGGCTCGCGCACCTCACCACGTACCTCTACACCGGCATGTGGACCGAGGGCGCGCCGCCGGTGACGATGCTGCTGGCGACCTGTGCTCCGTTCGCGATCGGCCTGCTGCTGTGGCCGTGGGCGCCGCGCAAGCTCGCGCTGGTGTCGCTGGTGCTCGGTGGCGTGCTGACCCGCGCGTGGGTGATCGCCGACTACGTGCCGGGCGCATCCGAGAGCTGGTCGCAGCGCAGCGCGATGCGGGTCTACTTCGACAATCGCGGCCCGCAGGATCGCCTGATGAGCTGGTGGTTCTACTACCGCGGCGAGACCTACTTCTCGAAGGCCAACATCTGGGTGATGAAGGAAGTCGATCGCGCCGCCCTCACCGAGCTGGTCGAAGAGGCGCGCGGCCGCGGCATCACGCTGTGGGCGATCACCACCGTGCAGCACGCCAACCGCCTCGCGCCACAGCTGCCGCAGGACGTCCGCGGCGGGGTCGAGCGGGTGTACGAGAATTTTCACTACGCGTTGTTGAAGGTGCCGGTGCCGTGA
- a CDS encoding ribulose phosphate epimerase, with translation MDAGGEGSGAADSTGAEAPESVEDPPAREPAVTTGVGPDDASDGGEAGFIGDPDGDGAAHLCDTWAQDCPVGQKCNVWADDGGNSWNASKCVPIDPEPDDVGEPCTVVDSPVSGFDSCVRGATCWGVDRETNIGTCVELCAGTEASPLCSDPRTHCEGRSVPLCISTCCPLEQDCSVDEACYPVGPHFSCAPDVSGPAGAYGDPCDFINVCNPGLFCADASVVPGCEDSDGCCTPFCDTRSQACKLLDLQLECVPWYEDLGQAPPGEEFVGGCWVPA, from the coding sequence GTGGACGCGGGCGGCGAGGGCTCCGGCGCGGCTGACAGCACCGGGGCCGAGGCACCGGAGTCGGTCGAAGATCCACCCGCACGCGAGCCGGCGGTGACCACCGGCGTCGGACCGGACGACGCCTCGGACGGCGGCGAGGCGGGGTTCATCGGCGATCCCGATGGCGACGGCGCTGCGCATCTCTGCGATACGTGGGCGCAGGATTGTCCCGTCGGCCAGAAGTGCAACGTCTGGGCGGACGATGGCGGCAACTCGTGGAACGCATCGAAGTGCGTGCCCATCGATCCCGAGCCCGACGACGTCGGTGAGCCGTGCACGGTGGTCGACAGTCCGGTCAGTGGCTTCGACTCGTGCGTACGCGGTGCGACGTGCTGGGGCGTCGACCGCGAGACCAACATCGGCACCTGCGTCGAGCTCTGTGCGGGCACCGAGGCCAGTCCGCTCTGCTCCGATCCCCGCACGCACTGCGAAGGGCGCAGCGTGCCGCTGTGCATCTCGACGTGCTGCCCGCTCGAGCAGGACTGTTCGGTCGATGAGGCTTGCTATCCCGTTGGCCCGCACTTCTCGTGCGCACCCGATGTCAGCGGCCCCGCCGGTGCGTACGGTGATCCGTGTGACTTCATCAACGTGTGCAACCCTGGCCTCTTCTGCGCCGATGCGTCGGTGGTGCCCGGCTGCGAGGATTCGGACGGCTGCTGCACGCCGTTTTGCGACACCCGATCACAGGCGTGCAAGCTGCTCGATCTCCAGCTCGAGTGCGTGCCTTGGTATGAGGACCTCGGGCAAGCGCCGCCGGGTGAAGAGTTCGTCGGCGGCTGTTGGGTGCCCGCATGA